AAAAATGAAAAGGTAGAAAATATAGAAAATATAATAGCTGTAGCTGGAGGTGCTTCTAAAGCAGAAGCTATAATAGCTACTCAGCTCAACAAATCGAATGGTATATTAATTACCGATGAAGGTGCAAGTAAAAGTATATTAAATATATTAGATATCCTTTGATTAGTAATACAAAAGCATAAACGCTTTTAAGTATTAAATATATATTATATTCATCAAATTTTTTAAAATTTAAGGAGGTCTTTTAAATGGTAAAGGTAGCGATTAATGGTTTTGGGAGAATAGGAAGAAATGTATTTAAGGTTTTGGTTGAAAAATACAGTAATGAATTAGAAGTGGTTGCAATTAACGACTTAACTGATGCAGCGACTTTAGCTCATCTTTTAAAATATGATTCATTATATGGTAAGTTCAATGGGACAGTAGAAGCTAAGGAAAGTTCTATAGTTATAAATGGTAAGGAAATAAAAATATTTGCAGAAAGAGATCCTAAAAACCTTCCATGGAAACAAGAAGGAGTAGACATAGTTCTAGAATGTACAGGTCTGTTTACAGATGCTACAAAAGCTAAAGCACATATAGAAGCAGGAGCTAAAAAAGTAATTATTTCAGCACCAGCTAAAAACGAAGATGTTACTATAGTTTTAGGTGTTAATGAAGAAAAATATGATCCAAAGGAACATAATATAATTTCAAATGCTTCTTGCACTACAAACTGCTTAGCACCTTTTGCAAAAATATTAGATAGAGAATTTGGAATAGTAGAAGGACTTATGACTACAATTCATGCATATACTAACGACCAAAGAATATTAGATGCTCCTCATAAAGATTTAAGAAGAGCTAGAGCGGCAGCCGAATCAATGATACCAACAACAACAGGAGCAGCTAAAGCAGTTGCATTGGTTCTTCCACAATTAAAAGGAAAATTAAATGGAATGGCTGTAAGGGTACCAACTCCAACAGTATCAATGACTGATCTTGTTTGTACAATTTCAAAAGATGCTACAGTAGAAGAAATAAATGCAGCATTTAAAAAAGCTTCAGAAACAGATATGAAGGGAATTCTTGGATATAGTGAAGAACCATTAGTATCCATAGACTATAGAGGAGATCAAAGATCTTCAATAGTTGATGGATTATCTACAATGGTAATGGGAAATAGATTAGTTAAAGTAGTTTCATGGTATGATAATGAATGGGGTTATTCAACAAGATTAGCTGATTTAGCTAAATATGTTGGTGATAGATTATAATCAAGTAATTAAGTCATACTTATAGTTAAAAACTAAGAGGGTTTTTGCTTTGTAGTAAAGCTATAAGACAAAACCCTCTTTTGTCTATATAAAGAAAGGGTGGTTTGTGTGGCATTTAATAAAAAAACCATTGAAGACATTGAAGTTACAGGAAAGAAAGTTTTAGTAAGATGTGATTTTAATGTACCTTTAAAAGATGGAAAAATAACAGATGAAAATAGATTAATTGGAGCATTACCAACTATTAAATATATAGCTCAAAAAGGTGGTAAAGTAATTTTATGTTCTCATCTTGGAAAACCAAAGGGAGAACCCAAAGAAGAACTATCCTTAGCACCAGTAGCTAAAAGATTATCTGAACTTTTAAATAAGGAAGTTTTATTTGCAGCAGATAATGAAGTAGTTGGAAAAAATGCTAAAAAAGCAGTAGAAAATATGAAAGATGGAGATATAATTCTATTGCAAAATACAAGATATAGAAAAGAAGAAACTAAAAATGAAGAAAACTTTTCAAAAGAATTAGCATCCCTTGCAGATATATTTGTAAATGATGCTTTCGGAACAGCACATAGAGCACATTGTTCCACAGTAGGAGTAACAGAATTTGTCGAAACATCAGTATGTGGATACTTAATCCAAAAAGAATTAAAATTTTTAGGAAATGCTGTAGAAAATCCACAAAGACCTTTTGTGGCAATACTTGGTGGAGCTAAAGTATCTGATAAAATTAATGTGATAAATAATTTATTGGAAAAAGTTGATACATTAATTATAGGTGGAGGAATGAGCTATACATTCCAAAAAGCTCAAGGATACACAATAGGAACCTCTCTTTTAGAAGAAGATAAATTAGATTACGCAAAAGAAATGATAGAAAAGGCAAAAGAAAAGGGAGTAAAATTACTTTTACCAGTAGACAATGTAGTAGGAGAAAAATTTGCAGAAGATACAGAGGCAATTATAACAGAAGACCAAAATATTCAAGAAGGATATATGGGCCTTGATATAGGACCAAAAACTTCAAAACTTTATGCAGAAGAAATTAAAAAAGCCAAAACTGTAGTATGGAATGGTCCTATGGGAGTATTTGAATTTAAAAAATTTGCCAAGGGTACCATAGAAGTAGCAAAAGCTATGGCTGAATCAGGAGCTACAACTATAATAGGTGGAGGAGACAGTGCTGCAGCCGTAAATCAACTTGGATTTGGAGATAAAATGACACATATTTCAACAGGTGGAGGAGCATCACTTGAATTCTTAGAAGGGAAAGAGCTTCCAGGAATAGCAGCACTTAATGATAAATAATGTTTGAGGTTAATTTTGAAAGGGGTGTGTTCATTGCGTAAGGCAATAATA
This window of the Clostridium cochlearium genome carries:
- the gap gene encoding type I glyceraldehyde-3-phosphate dehydrogenase; the encoded protein is MVKVAINGFGRIGRNVFKVLVEKYSNELEVVAINDLTDAATLAHLLKYDSLYGKFNGTVEAKESSIVINGKEIKIFAERDPKNLPWKQEGVDIVLECTGLFTDATKAKAHIEAGAKKVIISAPAKNEDVTIVLGVNEEKYDPKEHNIISNASCTTNCLAPFAKILDREFGIVEGLMTTIHAYTNDQRILDAPHKDLRRARAAAESMIPTTTGAAKAVALVLPQLKGKLNGMAVRVPTPTVSMTDLVCTISKDATVEEINAAFKKASETDMKGILGYSEEPLVSIDYRGDQRSSIVDGLSTMVMGNRLVKVVSWYDNEWGYSTRLADLAKYVGDRL
- a CDS encoding phosphoglycerate kinase, with the protein product MAFNKKTIEDIEVTGKKVLVRCDFNVPLKDGKITDENRLIGALPTIKYIAQKGGKVILCSHLGKPKGEPKEELSLAPVAKRLSELLNKEVLFAADNEVVGKNAKKAVENMKDGDIILLQNTRYRKEETKNEENFSKELASLADIFVNDAFGTAHRAHCSTVGVTEFVETSVCGYLIQKELKFLGNAVENPQRPFVAILGGAKVSDKINVINNLLEKVDTLIIGGGMSYTFQKAQGYTIGTSLLEEDKLDYAKEMIEKAKEKGVKLLLPVDNVVGEKFAEDTEAIITEDQNIQEGYMGLDIGPKTSKLYAEEIKKAKTVVWNGPMGVFEFKKFAKGTIEVAKAMAESGATTIIGGGDSAAAVNQLGFGDKMTHISTGGGASLEFLEGKELPGIAALNDK